The nucleotide sequence GTTGAAACcaaaaactcttcagttttgtaaaattagtatagatttatttaactattaaacataagtttttaatagGTGATAAATGGGGTGAAGTGGACACAAGGTTTTCATTCTGTGCTGTCATGACCCTATCTCTCTTGCATCGGCTGGATGCAATCAATGTGAACAGAACAGTGGACTTTGTACTGAGTTGTATGAACTTTGATGGCGGCTTTGGGTCCAAACCTGGCTCTGAGAGCCATGCTGGTGAGCTTATAGTGCTGAAGatgagatttttttctattatttggCATCTCTGTAATTGAATATCttgtgatataattaaatgagattaaaattaatgttagaatatttaagtattaaatagcATGTAATGTAatcaaaaagtatattatatatattttattaagtagcATTAGCgttgaatagttttaaaaataattggatgaactaaatgttttcttcaaatcataaaatacacacacatcagCTTTTTAGCTGTTAGtgtgcttaaataaaataataaaaaaataataataaataataataatttcaaacagTGTTTCGTTATGTGTTCTTACATAATCTCTAGTTAGAACTTTTATATACTGAATGCCTTTGTTATAACTAGAATTTCTAGTAAACTAATCCGCAATATTAGTTAGAACTCTTCAAATCAGAAttctcaataatattttaacattgttataaTCAAATGCAGGTCTCATCTACTGTTGTGTAGGAACACTATCTATTTGCAAGCGAATGGATGCATTAAAAGCAGATGAGTTGGCCTGGTGGCTCTGTGAGAGACAGCTGCCTAGTGGTGGGCTCAATGGACGACCTGAGAAGCTGCCTGACTTGTGTTACTCATggtaaactattttttaaaatataagacagTCTTAagacaaaataacatttatatatctgGGACACCtcaaacataacataacatggaattatttagaaaaaatctTCTTCATTTCTTATCTCCTAAATTTGAGGGGAAATCCCCTAAATTATAGTAATGTCTATAACCTACAATTTATAGTAAGAATTGTTTGACACGCTTTCTCCTCTGTaagaatatagaaaaatatgtttttattaataaataattaaaatgcatacaCAATTCctcatgattatttttttctaggtGGGTAATGGCGTCGCTTTCTATGCTGAATAGAATACACTGGGTAGACAAAGACAATCTAGAGCAATACATCCTAGCCTGCCAAGATGCGGAGACTGGTGGCTTCAGTGACCGCCCTGGAGACATTCCTGACCCGTTCCATACCCTCTTTGGCCTGGCAGGCTTATCTTTACTTGGCAATACACGCATCAAACGAGTGAACCCTACCTATTGTATGCCGCAAGAAACTATCGATAGATTAAGATTGGAGCCACAAATATTgcttatttagttttaagataaaataaatatttatggaaatataattaatggaaTTTTCTTGTGcccgttttattttatactaattccATGATAgagatgaatttattttgaactaaGTTAATTATTCCTGTATAAAAGAAGTAGTGAAAACTTAgtcgtatatatatttatttccgcgtaacattttcttaaatacaATAGTCACACGTATATGAAttgtattaagtataaaaacgAGCCAAGGGCCAAGACTGACTTTTTTTCTCTAATGGCAAGAAGATAACTATGTGCTAATGTCAAGTGTTTAgataaaaatgtcaatttacaaaaaaaaatgtaaacataacCTATTAGGAGGCaaaaattgtgataatttattattaaaatattatggagTAGacatcttatatttatatatgaatatattaaataatgtcgCCCATCCATTTATTTCAGTTCTTCCTTTTCAGTCTgtgtgtacatatttttacggtatatatttatattgtttattacacCGATTTCTTTTATTCTACACAGGATATAGAATCagaatatgattttattataggtaAGTAAGTTTTTGcatatactttaaattattaaaattgcccacaaattattttttatactttatatcataaaattctcTTATCAAatatcttacaaaaaaaaaacaaagcccttgaaattattatctatgcttttaaaatatagtaattttcTCACAAAACTGATAATAACTTTGAATTATGTAagcatttcatattattagaaaCTTCAGAgggttaaaataatgtaaaatttacaaatacaatacaagattaaattatatatttactgacATTGagtaacagaaataaaataattctttattacaGTTGGATCAGGCACAGCAGGATCTCTAATAGCCCACAGATTATCAACTCAGACTAACCACACATTTATCGTAATAGAGGCAGGGGGTAATAGTAATCCCTTGTTTGAAATACCTATCTTCGGGCCATTGTTACATGGCTCTGTGTATGATTGGCAGTATGATACAGTAAGACAAGATAAAGCTTGTCTTGCCATGGTTGGAAATGTGAGTATGATTCTatcttttaaacaattttctttctatttacCAGTTACTTCACCTGTGTCAATCTTTATATTACCAATCAGCAATTAATGGCACTGATGTTTGACTAATAGTCAATCTATGTTAATGAATGGAATAATATCTGCCGAATTTATACTTACAACTGTATAATCAATGCAGACTCAGGCTATAGATAATATGTTTGTCTATTTTCATTCCTatttctatcctactaatttcccttttttatttttaaattctatttaaatcaatatttttaatattttatatatttatttaaggaaaTACAAATATAGGGATAGActtcaaataatatcaatgaTATCTGTAAaacatcattatatttttacagaaatGCAGGCACATACAAGGGAGAATGCTTGGTGGTTcatctaaaataaacaacatgaTTCATGTGACAGgcaatatatcatattatgttgaCTGGTTTCATGGAAAATACAGTGAACAATATATCAAAGAACagttcaattttattgaaaataacatcCTACAACTGAGCAAACTACAATTCTCTAGTGAGCTGTcagcaaatattttaaaagcagcTGAACAGTTAGGTTATGGACGAATAAAAAGTGATTTTAAAGTAGGTTTTAGTGAACCAATCCTATCACAAGTTAATGGTAAGCGATGGGCTATATCAGACATTTTAGTTAATAAGTATGTGAGAGTAAATACTTTAGTGGAAAAGTTATTAATTGGTAACAATAAGTGTGTAGGTGTGCAACTAGCTAATAAAAGAGTGTATGCCAAAAAAGGTGTTATATTATCAGCCGGTACATATAATAGTCCTAAACTTTTACAACTTTCTGGTATAGGGCCTAGATCTCTCCTCAAGTCTTTAGGCATTCCATTAGTTAAAGAATTGCCAGTAGGAAAAAATTTACAAGATCACGTAGGTACAGGCTTAGACTTGGtgctttttaatgaattattgtcACTTAATTcttttagtatatataatccgtggcatatttttcaatattttattttcggtAAAGGTCCGTACACGACACCAGGATGTGAAGCTATTGGCTTTATATCCACTAAAAATAGTTCTCAGCCTGATGTCGAGTTTATGGTGTTGCCAGTGGGAATAAGCTCAGATAAGGGTAGCCATTTGCGAAAAAGTTTCGTCCTAAAAGAGGATGTATGGAATAATTATTTCGCTAAAGTGTTTGATAAACATGCTATAACAATATTAGCGACGCTGTTACATCCAAAGAGCAGAGGTGAAGTTAGCATTCAAAGTAAAGACCCACATGTACCTCCACTGATAGATCCTAAGTATTTTGCTAATGCAGAAGATGTAAAAACTTTGATTGATGctgtgaaatttataaaaaaaatagtatccACAGAGGCTATGGTAATAAGTGGCGCGTTCCTTAATGATATTCCATTTCCGGGCTGCCAACAACATGactttttttcaaattcatattTGGAATGTTATGTTCGGCATTTAACTCTATCGAGTTTCCATCCAGTTGGTACATGTTCGATGGGTTTGACAGATGCAAAAAATGCTGTGGTGGATACTTCGTTTAAAGTCATAGGTATAGACAATTTATATGTAGTCGATGGTTCGGTGTTGCCAACAATGCCGAGCGGGAATATTAACGCGGCAATTGCTATGATGGCGAATATATTTTTCGATTCTAATATCAAACGGGGTACAGATTTAAGGAATAAATGTCTAGTCAGTTGTCAAAGTAATTTTATGGACGAATTTGTTTTCAAAGTGTGTCCATCACACATTAAGTCGCTATAAAGAAAGTATGTTATAGAACAAAAAGGCATAGgagtaataaatagtatttttagcAGGCGTAGACTAAGGGAAAACTAGTCGACTGGCCATATAActttgtgaaatatataaataaataaaaacatatatatatagacataaaatcaatta is from Zerene cesonia ecotype Mississippi chromosome 15, Zerene_cesonia_1.1, whole genome shotgun sequence and encodes:
- the LOC119832646 gene encoding geranylgeranyl transferase type-2 subunit beta, translating into MSFKTKDVVLSADRPKTLLLQKHSDYLAGYGLNKDDFEYCMTEYLRMSGIYWSLTAMELMDQSSRMPKEDIIEFITSCQDSESGGISASTGHDPHMLYTLSAVQVLAMYDRLDAIDVEAVVRFVVSMQQEDGSFFGDKWGEVDTRFSFCAVMTLSLLHRLDAINVNRTVDFVLSCMNFDGGFGSKPGSESHAGLIYCCVGTLSICKRMDALKADELAWWLCERQLPSGGLNGRPEKLPDLCYSWWVMASLSMLNRIHWVDKDNLEQYILACQDAETGGFSDRPGDIPDPFHTLFGLAGLSLLGNTRIKRVNPTYCMPQETIDRLRLEPQILLI
- the LOC119832678 gene encoding glucose dehydrogenase [FAD, quinone]-like; translated protein: MSPIHLFQFFLFSLCVHIFTVYIYIVYYTDFFYSTQDIESEYDFIIVGSGTAGSLIAHRLSTQTNHTFIVIEAGGNSNPLFEIPIFGPLLHGSVYDWQYDTVRQDKACLAMVGNKCRHIQGRMLGGSSKINNMIHVTGNISYYVDWFHGKYSEQYIKEQFNFIENNILQLSKLQFSSELSANILKAAEQLGYGRIKSDFKVGFSEPILSQVNGKRWAISDILVNKYVRVNTLVEKLLIGNNKCVGVQLANKRVYAKKGVILSAGTYNSPKLLQLSGIGPRSLLKSLGIPLVKELPVGKNLQDHVGTGLDLVLFNELLSLNSFSIYNPWHIFQYFIFGKGPYTTPGCEAIGFISTKNSSQPDVEFMVLPVGISSDKGSHLRKSFVLKEDVWNNYFAKVFDKHAITILATLLHPKSRGEVSIQSKDPHVPPLIDPKYFANAEDVKTLIDAVKFIKKIVSTEAMVISGAFLNDIPFPGCQQHDFFSNSYLECYVRHLTLSSFHPVGTCSMGLTDAKNAVVDTSFKVIGIDNLYVVDGSVLPTMPSGNINAAIAMMANIFFDSNIKRGTDLRNKCLVSCQSNFMDEFVFKVCPSHIKSL